A single genomic interval of Camelina sativa cultivar DH55 chromosome 11, Cs, whole genome shotgun sequence harbors:
- the LOC104721487 gene encoding UDP-glucuronate:xylan alpha-glucuronosyltransferase 2-like isoform X1, with protein MKEKCLSLRNERTIMKMLMKMAPSKSVLIRFNLVLLAFSFLLYTAIFVHPSSSVYFSSAASFVGCSFRDCTPKVERGLKMQELVEENQINKRDMLTASNQTKLEAPSFMEEILTRGLRKTKIGMVNMDEYDLTDWKRYGEAVHIYFERVSKLFKWQDLFPEWIDEEEETEVPTCPEIPMPDFESLEKLDLIVVKLPCNYPEEGWRREILRLQVNLVAANLAAKKGKTDWTWKSKVLFWSKCQPMIEIFRCDDLEKRESDWWLYRPEVVRLQQKLSLPIGSCNLALPLWASQGVDKVYDLTKIEAETKRPKREAYVTVLHSSESYVCGAITLAQSLLQTNTKRDLILLHDDSISTTKLRALAAAGWKLRRIIRIRNPLAEKDSYNEYNYSKFRLWQLTDYDKVVFIDADIIVLRNLDLLFHFPQMSATGNDVWIFNSGVMVIEPSNCTFSTIMSQRSDIVSYNGGDQGYLNEIFVWWHRLPRRVNFLKNFWSNTTNERNIKNNLFAAEPPQLYAVHYLGWKPWLCYRDYDCNYDVDEQLVYASDAAHVRWWKVHDAMDEGLQKFCRLTKKRRTEINWERRKARLRGSTDYHWKINVTDPRRRRSYLIG; from the exons atgaaagagaaatGTTTGTCTTTGAGAAACGAGAGGACGATAATGAAGATGCTAATGAAGATGGCACCATCCAAATCCGTACTGATACGCTTCAATCTAGTCTTGTTggctttctcttttcttctctataCTGCCATTTTTGTCCACCCTTCTTCATCAGTCTACTTCAGCAGCGCAGCTTCCTTTGTTGGATGCTCCTTTCGTGATTGCACTCCCAAG GTGGAGAGAGGATTGAAGATGCAAGAACTCGTTGAAGAGAACCaaataaacaagagagatatgcTAACCGCTAGTAACCAAACCAAGCTGGAGGCACCAAGCTTCATGGAGGAGATATTAACAAGAGGGTTAAGGAAAACAAAGATAGGGATGGTGAACATGGATGAATATGATCTTACTGATTGGAAACGTTATGGCGAAGCGGTTCACATATATTTTGAGCGTGTCTCTAAGCTGTTCAAATGGCAAGACTTATTCCCCGAGTGGatagatgaagaggaagaaaccgAGGTTCCCACATGTCCTGAGATACCAATGCCTGATTTCGAAAGCTTAGAGAAGTTGGATTTGATAGTAGTGAAACTGCCTTGTAATTACCCTGAAGAAGGGTGGCGAAGAGAGATTTTGAGATTGCAAGTGAACCTAGTAGCGGCTAACTTGGCAGCCAAGAAAGGGAAGACGGACTGGACATGGAAAAGCAAAGTCCTGTTTTGGAGCAAATGTCAACCGATGATTGAGATTTTCCGGTGTGATGATTTGGAGAAGAGGGAGTCAGATTGGTGGTTGTATCGGCCTGAGGTGGTTAGGTTACAACAGAAGCTTAGTTTGCCAATCGGATCTTGCAATCTTGCTCTTCCTTTGTGGGCATCACAAG GTGTGGACAAAGTGTATGACCTAACAAAGATAGAAGCAGAGACAAAACGACCGAAACGTGAAGCCTACGTAACCGTCCTCCACTCTTCCGAGTCTTATGTCTGTGGTGCCATAACTTTGGCTCAAAGCCTCCTTCAGACAAACACCAAACGCGATCTCATCCTTCTCCACGATGACTCCATCTCCACTACCAAACTTCGAGCTCTCGCGGCCGCGGGGTGGAAGCTTCGTCGAATCATCCGAATCAGAAACCCGCTCGCCGAGAAGGACTCGTACAATGAATATAACTACAGCAAGTTTCGACTGTGGCAGTTGACGGATTACGACAAAGTGGTCTTCATTGACGCTGACATCATCGTTCTACGTAACCTTGATCTTCTCTTCCATTTTCCTCAAATGTCAGCCACCGGGAATGATGTATGGATATTTAACTCCGGCGTCATGGTCATTGAGCCTTCTAATTGTACGTTTAGTACGATCATGAGCCAACGAAGCGACATCGTTTCATATAACGGCGGAGATCAAGG GTATCTAAACGAGATATTCGTGTGGTGGCACCGATTGCCTAGACGAGTAAACTTTCTAAAGAACTTCTGGTCGAACACAACCAACGAAAGAAACATCAAGAACAACCTCTTCGCCGCGGAGCCGCCTCAGCTCTACGCGGTCCACTACTTAGGTTGGAAACCATGGCTTTGCTATAGAGACTACGACTGCAACTACGACGTGGACGAGCAGTTGGTGTACGCCAGCGACGCGGCGCATGTTAGGTGGTGGAAAGTGCACGATGCCATGGACGAAGGTTTGCAAAAGTTTTGCAGGCtgacgaagaagaggaggacCGAGATCAATTGGGAGAGAAGGAAAGCAAGGCTTAGAGGTTCCACTGATTACCACTGGAAGATCAACGTTACTGATCCAAGACGACGCCGTTCTtatttgattggttaa
- the LOC104721487 gene encoding UDP-glucuronate:xylan alpha-glucuronosyltransferase 2-like isoform X2, which yields MQELVEENQINKRDMLTASNQTKLEAPSFMEEILTRGLRKTKIGMVNMDEYDLTDWKRYGEAVHIYFERVSKLFKWQDLFPEWIDEEEETEVPTCPEIPMPDFESLEKLDLIVVKLPCNYPEEGWRREILRLQVNLVAANLAAKKGKTDWTWKSKVLFWSKCQPMIEIFRCDDLEKRESDWWLYRPEVVRLQQKLSLPIGSCNLALPLWASQGVDKVYDLTKIEAETKRPKREAYVTVLHSSESYVCGAITLAQSLLQTNTKRDLILLHDDSISTTKLRALAAAGWKLRRIIRIRNPLAEKDSYNEYNYSKFRLWQLTDYDKVVFIDADIIVLRNLDLLFHFPQMSATGNDVWIFNSGVMVIEPSNCTFSTIMSQRSDIVSYNGGDQGYLNEIFVWWHRLPRRVNFLKNFWSNTTNERNIKNNLFAAEPPQLYAVHYLGWKPWLCYRDYDCNYDVDEQLVYASDAAHVRWWKVHDAMDEGLQKFCRLTKKRRTEINWERRKARLRGSTDYHWKINVTDPRRRRSYLIG from the exons ATGCAAGAACTCGTTGAAGAGAACCaaataaacaagagagatatgcTAACCGCTAGTAACCAAACCAAGCTGGAGGCACCAAGCTTCATGGAGGAGATATTAACAAGAGGGTTAAGGAAAACAAAGATAGGGATGGTGAACATGGATGAATATGATCTTACTGATTGGAAACGTTATGGCGAAGCGGTTCACATATATTTTGAGCGTGTCTCTAAGCTGTTCAAATGGCAAGACTTATTCCCCGAGTGGatagatgaagaggaagaaaccgAGGTTCCCACATGTCCTGAGATACCAATGCCTGATTTCGAAAGCTTAGAGAAGTTGGATTTGATAGTAGTGAAACTGCCTTGTAATTACCCTGAAGAAGGGTGGCGAAGAGAGATTTTGAGATTGCAAGTGAACCTAGTAGCGGCTAACTTGGCAGCCAAGAAAGGGAAGACGGACTGGACATGGAAAAGCAAAGTCCTGTTTTGGAGCAAATGTCAACCGATGATTGAGATTTTCCGGTGTGATGATTTGGAGAAGAGGGAGTCAGATTGGTGGTTGTATCGGCCTGAGGTGGTTAGGTTACAACAGAAGCTTAGTTTGCCAATCGGATCTTGCAATCTTGCTCTTCCTTTGTGGGCATCACAAG GTGTGGACAAAGTGTATGACCTAACAAAGATAGAAGCAGAGACAAAACGACCGAAACGTGAAGCCTACGTAACCGTCCTCCACTCTTCCGAGTCTTATGTCTGTGGTGCCATAACTTTGGCTCAAAGCCTCCTTCAGACAAACACCAAACGCGATCTCATCCTTCTCCACGATGACTCCATCTCCACTACCAAACTTCGAGCTCTCGCGGCCGCGGGGTGGAAGCTTCGTCGAATCATCCGAATCAGAAACCCGCTCGCCGAGAAGGACTCGTACAATGAATATAACTACAGCAAGTTTCGACTGTGGCAGTTGACGGATTACGACAAAGTGGTCTTCATTGACGCTGACATCATCGTTCTACGTAACCTTGATCTTCTCTTCCATTTTCCTCAAATGTCAGCCACCGGGAATGATGTATGGATATTTAACTCCGGCGTCATGGTCATTGAGCCTTCTAATTGTACGTTTAGTACGATCATGAGCCAACGAAGCGACATCGTTTCATATAACGGCGGAGATCAAGG GTATCTAAACGAGATATTCGTGTGGTGGCACCGATTGCCTAGACGAGTAAACTTTCTAAAGAACTTCTGGTCGAACACAACCAACGAAAGAAACATCAAGAACAACCTCTTCGCCGCGGAGCCGCCTCAGCTCTACGCGGTCCACTACTTAGGTTGGAAACCATGGCTTTGCTATAGAGACTACGACTGCAACTACGACGTGGACGAGCAGTTGGTGTACGCCAGCGACGCGGCGCATGTTAGGTGGTGGAAAGTGCACGATGCCATGGACGAAGGTTTGCAAAAGTTTTGCAGGCtgacgaagaagaggaggacCGAGATCAATTGGGAGAGAAGGAAAGCAAGGCTTAGAGGTTCCACTGATTACCACTGGAAGATCAACGTTACTGATCCAAGACGACGCCGTTCTtatttgattggttaa